A section of the Streptomyces sp. SLBN-118 genome encodes:
- a CDS encoding DNRLRE domain-containing protein, with product MVLSDQPGVNFNSTWKLSAGKTDTGIARSLIKFPLSEVPAGVKVDAARLEMYYDQAHTTNSNAVTLEAHRATGAWDETTATWSNTSALAGELSATTVMIDDGAVGTAAVGEWPGGTTTGGAATYDDFAYNKNALTGESYSWQPQVAESDSYRVDVHYPAAADAATAAPYTVNYNGGTKNYTVNQTGTGGVWKTLDAAEYSFVKGNTGKIVLGDTGSSTTRTLADSVRLVNPAQIVKPVGKYNQWHKFPVTDTVQRWVSGVNPNYGFVVQAKDDTLAGTLTGGPRYEAGDGDYGGETSTIPRLTVTYGKIGTALNSPTVVHSTGPELSWPAYVNTSGAANDDIVEYQLHRSTQQVFTPSAATLIAPIASTATSYTDTTAVPTPDSSSSEIGKSYFYQLAVKTKSGELLGSPTRVVGIPKAGRTMKIIQAGQTDTTLSSAQPTVNQDAIQSFGVGQTWLSVGNNSTTYGKTRAVLKFPTTDIPTTATVLENKMYMWGAETTSTTNGAIYELHSLTRDFTETQATWNNATSTTAWTTPGGDMSATVADTVPQITDEVGRHWWDATGLMQSWVRTPANNKGVAVKLKDETTTGPQERTLFLSSEASDPQLRPYMQVIYVDSTTEDTYYAPQTPARMTPNSQYTVEFTVTNTTSTTWAAGERELSYTWKLPDGTDMTNGGNQLSTAIPALLPGKSATIQAQVKTPINSDNGSKRTEYVLGWDVRKISDGSWLSAGTGAIPSLKQNVAVEDPTSNDLGLEKFYSYTGKNTGAGSTVMNNLASGNSVWSYNAFTNPGRGLSTFARFAYNSLDTSDTVAGHGWSFQAAGPIRLGAPLDFHPNPNPTEIRLPDGDGTTHIFRWDSTNSVWKAPAGVHYKVTMKSGLDCKPTKDPVPDAWTLTRPDGTRFLFGCDGYMTSTVDKNGNTQTFTYEERKSNNKPTKFLKYITDPAGRQSLTITYFNKGDASYDYIDATGAKVTGSNLTNSKIYDHVKSMTDISGRKISFYYTDKGLLGQFTDGDGSVQPKVFKFTYDATQGNKNVKLVKATDPRGNATNMAYYAPQAGDDPKYHWWTKTITDRLNGNTGFAYAVNAGNTKFVDTTVTDAETHSTKYVTDDFGRPVQTTNAKSQIMKMSWDADNNVTYLEEANNAKTAYCYDQKTGYPLWQRDAENNKAGVPPSSDCAPGTYPANAQKYEYQTRLDGYSADLFTKTSPEGRKWQFGYDAFGNLKTVTDPKGVATTGTAGDYTTSYDYDAYGEMTKVTDANGHATFNSDFGPIGYPGTITDALSKSTSFVYDERGQVTQVTDALGTQTTQTYDAFGRPLVNTVPKDKGAGVLITTPAPDYDANDNVTKTTAPNGAVSTAVYDAADQVTSATAPKDTATSDERRSVYTYDKVGNPKTSTEPKGSLTASDATDYLTTNSYDEIYQLTSAVNAAGDKISYSYDTVGNLTKVVDPKKNATSDPDDYSSKTDYDLNHRVTAVTDAAGKSVSRTYDKDSLVIQTKDAENNISYVTYDERGKQTEIRVPHEGTSTITYRTAKLEYDQVGNTTKVITPRGTATANTEDFAARTTYDELNRPKRQYQPYDPADARYNKANVYTETTYDAVGRVAKASLPPSEGQTVRSDTTFEYFDNNWPKSSTDPWDIVTTYDYDDLGKQTKRTLTSAGGSSDRTMTWAYYPDGKLKSKTDAGIPVGKSVVLVDNSDTQNTSSTGTWTGGDVVGQQGYDHRTHAAATGTDAFTWTLNIPQDGTYTAYVKFPKVTGAATTAKYTLTHGTTTEPSVTKDQNAATAAWVSLGSYSLKQGEDAKLKLDQNSGGIAVADGVKLVRDTSGDPADTENKSFAYAYDVNGNLTSIDDTSSGARIDAYTIAYTGLNQVQKVTEALAGQEKKATSYMYDANGQPDTVTHPDQFSKYTYDLRELVKTVSIGKSSTDASPKATSYTYTDRGQKLKETKANSNTVDYTYFLDGALRSTVEKKPNGTLISSHTYTYDPNGNKAQDDAKKMNADNHAAYLSSTTDYTYDPVSRLAKSVKTGNGQGTETYVHDDNANVVSQTVKGTTTTYNYDRNRLLSASASGQTSNYTYDPFGRQESVTFGGKVIERSVYDGFDHVVESQKADDAGALKSTKYTFDPLDRTASKSADGKTTDFDYLGLSSEVLDEKVAGELTKSYQYSPWGERLSQVKHNSDGTAEDGYYGYNGHTDVETVTDQNGDTKATYGYTAYGADDKDDFTGIDKPDAADPTREAYNPYRFNSKRWDAQSGTYDMGFRDYSPGLNRFTTRDMYNGALADMNLGADPYTGNRYAFGGGNPSTLVELDGHRPADCNEPGATCTMNSAGGWNVGFAAAALPGKYGNKLTRHDQAQARAILEIESQAASIGASDFQVLPPTKVAGANKECMYPRNGNKGTPRRNRGLAVPDCSYGTPDILGYDAKSDVYYVWEVKSAGDASKAVPEAEWYVNRLKSQGKKAVLGWMIGGPYDVGNGDKVMGPTEGAVIYGRQNNKKFQKIYNNSPMAAAQQATQNATPQPSAGPSSGEYPGTAYQPGVGTRPLSDGGGFDPLVIPLLGLGALGVVGGAAMASPEVAVGAGVAALYALAA from the coding sequence ATGGTCCTGTCCGATCAGCCCGGGGTGAACTTCAACTCCACGTGGAAGCTGTCGGCCGGCAAGACGGACACCGGTATCGCCCGGTCGCTGATCAAGTTCCCGCTGAGTGAGGTCCCGGCGGGCGTGAAGGTCGATGCCGCCCGCCTGGAGATGTACTACGACCAGGCGCACACCACCAACTCCAACGCGGTGACCCTGGAGGCGCACCGGGCGACGGGTGCGTGGGACGAGACGACGGCGACGTGGTCCAACACCAGTGCTTTGGCGGGTGAGTTGTCCGCCACCACCGTCATGATCGATGACGGGGCTGTGGGGACGGCGGCGGTTGGCGAGTGGCCGGGGGGCACCACGACTGGTGGGGCTGCGACCTACGACGATTTCGCGTACAACAAGAACGCGTTGACGGGTGAGTCGTACTCCTGGCAGCCGCAGGTGGCGGAGAGCGATTCCTACCGGGTGGATGTGCACTACCCGGCGGCGGCGGACGCGGCCACGGCAGCCCCGTACACCGTGAACTACAACGGCGGTACAAAGAATTACACGGTCAACCAGACCGGTACGGGCGGGGTCTGGAAGACCCTGGATGCCGCCGAGTACAGCTTCGTCAAGGGCAACACCGGCAAGATCGTGCTGGGTGACACGGGCAGCTCGACGACGCGGACGCTGGCGGACTCGGTCCGGCTGGTGAACCCGGCTCAGATCGTGAAGCCGGTGGGCAAGTACAACCAGTGGCACAAGTTCCCGGTGACCGACACGGTCCAACGCTGGGTGTCCGGGGTCAATCCCAACTACGGGTTCGTGGTGCAGGCCAAGGACGACACCCTGGCCGGGACGCTGACCGGCGGTCCGCGCTACGAGGCGGGCGACGGCGACTACGGTGGTGAGACCTCCACCATTCCGCGCCTGACCGTCACCTACGGCAAGATCGGCACCGCGCTGAACTCCCCGACCGTGGTGCACTCCACGGGCCCGGAGCTGTCCTGGCCCGCGTATGTGAACACCAGCGGCGCGGCGAACGACGACATCGTCGAGTACCAGCTGCACCGCTCCACGCAACAGGTCTTCACCCCGTCCGCCGCGACCCTGATCGCCCCGATCGCGTCCACGGCGACCTCCTACACGGACACCACGGCGGTACCGACCCCCGACTCCAGCTCCTCGGAGATCGGGAAGTCGTACTTCTACCAGCTCGCGGTCAAGACCAAGAGCGGCGAGCTGCTCGGCTCTCCGACCCGGGTGGTGGGCATCCCCAAGGCCGGCCGGACGATGAAGATCATCCAGGCGGGTCAGACGGACACCACGCTGTCCTCCGCGCAGCCCACCGTCAACCAGGACGCCATCCAGTCCTTCGGTGTGGGCCAGACTTGGCTGAGTGTCGGCAACAACTCCACCACGTACGGCAAGACCCGCGCGGTGCTGAAGTTCCCCACCACTGACATTCCCACCACCGCCACGGTGCTGGAGAACAAGATGTACATGTGGGGAGCGGAGACCACCAGCACCACCAACGGTGCCATCTACGAACTCCACTCACTGACCCGCGACTTCACCGAGACCCAGGCCACCTGGAACAACGCCACGTCCACCACCGCGTGGACCACCCCGGGCGGCGACATGTCCGCCACCGTCGCCGACACCGTCCCCCAGATCACCGACGAAGTCGGCCGCCACTGGTGGGACGCCACCGGCCTCATGCAGTCCTGGGTACGCACACCCGCCAACAACAAGGGCGTGGCCGTCAAGCTGAAGGACGAGACGACCACCGGCCCGCAGGAGCGCACTCTGTTCCTGTCGTCGGAGGCCTCCGACCCGCAGCTGCGCCCGTACATGCAGGTCATCTACGTCGACTCCACCACGGAGGACACGTACTACGCGCCGCAGACGCCGGCCCGGATGACGCCGAACTCGCAGTACACGGTCGAGTTCACGGTCACCAACACCACGTCCACGACGTGGGCTGCGGGTGAGCGGGAGCTGTCCTACACCTGGAAGCTGCCCGACGGCACGGACATGACCAACGGCGGCAACCAGCTGTCCACGGCCATCCCGGCGCTGCTGCCAGGCAAGTCGGCGACGATCCAGGCGCAGGTCAAGACCCCCATCAATTCGGACAACGGCTCCAAGCGCACCGAGTACGTGCTGGGCTGGGACGTCCGCAAGATCTCGGACGGCAGCTGGCTGTCGGCCGGGACGGGCGCCATTCCGTCGCTGAAGCAGAACGTGGCGGTGGAGGACCCGACCTCGAACGACCTGGGTCTGGAGAAGTTCTACTCCTACACCGGCAAGAACACCGGCGCCGGCTCCACGGTCATGAACAACCTGGCCTCGGGCAACAGCGTCTGGTCGTACAACGCGTTCACGAACCCGGGCCGGGGCCTGAGCACCTTTGCGAGGTTCGCATACAACTCGCTGGACACGAGCGACACCGTCGCTGGTCACGGCTGGTCGTTCCAGGCGGCAGGTCCCATCCGACTGGGCGCCCCGCTGGACTTCCACCCCAACCCGAACCCGACGGAGATCCGTCTCCCGGACGGTGACGGCACCACGCACATCTTCCGCTGGGACAGCACCAACTCGGTGTGGAAGGCCCCCGCCGGTGTGCACTACAAGGTCACGATGAAGTCCGGCCTGGACTGCAAGCCGACCAAGGACCCAGTACCGGATGCCTGGACGCTCACCCGTCCTGACGGCACCCGCTTCCTGTTCGGCTGCGACGGCTACATGACGTCCACGGTCGACAAGAACGGCAACACGCAGACGTTCACCTACGAGGAGCGCAAGTCCAACAACAAGCCGACCAAGTTCCTCAAGTACATCACCGACCCGGCTGGCCGGCAGTCGCTGACCATCACCTACTTCAACAAGGGTGACGCGTCCTACGACTACATCGACGCCACGGGCGCGAAGGTCACCGGCTCGAACCTGACCAACTCGAAGATCTACGACCACGTGAAGTCCATGACGGACATATCCGGTCGCAAGATCTCCTTCTACTACACCGACAAGGGCCTGCTGGGGCAGTTCACCGACGGTGACGGCTCCGTGCAGCCGAAGGTGTTCAAGTTCACCTACGACGCCACGCAGGGGAACAAGAACGTCAAGCTGGTCAAGGCCACCGACCCGCGCGGCAACGCCACCAACATGGCGTACTACGCGCCGCAGGCCGGTGACGACCCGAAGTACCACTGGTGGACCAAGACGATCACCGACCGTCTCAACGGGAACACCGGCTTCGCCTATGCGGTGAACGCGGGCAACACCAAGTTCGTCGACACCACGGTCACGGACGCGGAGACGCACTCCACCAAGTACGTCACGGACGACTTCGGCCGCCCCGTCCAGACGACCAACGCCAAGTCCCAGATCATGAAGATGTCGTGGGACGCTGACAACAACGTCACCTACCTCGAAGAGGCCAACAACGCCAAGACCGCGTACTGCTACGACCAGAAGACGGGCTACCCGCTCTGGCAGCGCGACGCGGAGAACAACAAGGCAGGGGTCCCGCCGTCCTCGGACTGCGCCCCGGGCACCTACCCGGCCAACGCGCAGAAGTACGAGTACCAGACCCGTCTGGACGGCTACTCCGCCGACCTGTTCACCAAGACCTCTCCGGAGGGACGGAAGTGGCAGTTCGGCTATGACGCGTTCGGCAATCTGAAAACCGTAACGGACCCTAAGGGTGTCGCGACCACCGGAACGGCCGGAGACTACACCACATCGTACGACTATGACGCGTACGGCGAGATGACCAAGGTGACGGACGCCAACGGGCACGCCACGTTCAACAGTGACTTCGGCCCGATCGGCTACCCAGGGACGATCACGGACGCTTTGAGCAAGTCGACTTCGTTCGTGTACGACGAGCGGGGTCAGGTCACGCAGGTCACGGACGCGTTGGGCACGCAGACCACACAGACCTATGACGCGTTCGGACGTCCGCTGGTCAACACGGTACCGAAGGACAAGGGCGCGGGCGTCCTGATCACCACCCCTGCCCCGGACTACGACGCCAACGACAACGTCACGAAGACGACTGCGCCCAACGGCGCAGTCTCCACGGCGGTGTACGACGCCGCGGACCAGGTCACCTCGGCGACTGCACCGAAGGACACAGCCACCTCCGACGAGCGCAGGTCGGTCTACACATACGACAAGGTCGGCAATCCGAAGACGTCTACGGAGCCGAAGGGTTCCCTAACGGCGTCGGACGCGACCGACTATTTGACGACCAACTCGTACGACGAGATCTACCAGTTGACATCAGCAGTCAATGCTGCGGGCGACAAAATCTCATACTCGTACGACACCGTCGGCAACCTCACCAAGGTGGTGGACCCGAAGAAGAACGCCACCTCGGATCCAGACGACTACTCAAGCAAGACCGACTACGACCTGAACCACCGGGTCACGGCCGTCACGGATGCGGCGGGCAAGTCCGTCTCCCGGACGTACGACAAGGACTCCCTGGTCATCCAGACCAAGGATGCCGAGAACAACATCTCGTACGTCACCTATGACGAGCGCGGCAAGCAGACCGAGATAAGGGTCCCGCACGAGGGCACCTCGACGATCACCTACCGGACGGCCAAGCTGGAATACGACCAGGTCGGCAACACAACAAAGGTGATCACCCCGCGCGGCACGGCGACGGCCAATACCGAGGACTTCGCGGCCCGCACAACGTACGACGAACTGAATCGTCCCAAGCGGCAGTACCAGCCCTACGATCCGGCTGACGCCCGCTACAACAAGGCGAACGTCTACACCGAGACCACCTATGACGCGGTGGGCCGAGTGGCGAAGGCCTCCCTGCCGCCGTCCGAGGGCCAGACCGTCCGCAGCGACACCACGTTCGAGTACTTTGACAACAACTGGCCCAAGTCGTCGACGGACCCGTGGGACATCGTCACCACGTACGACTACGACGATCTGGGCAAGCAGACCAAGCGCACGCTGACGTCGGCCGGTGGTTCCTCCGACCGCACCATGACGTGGGCTTACTACCCGGACGGAAAGCTCAAGTCCAAGACGGACGCTGGCATCCCAGTCGGCAAGAGTGTGGTCCTCGTCGACAATTCCGACACCCAGAACACCTCCTCCACAGGTACCTGGACCGGGGGAGATGTCGTCGGGCAGCAGGGCTACGACCACCGCACCCACGCGGCGGCTACAGGCACTGATGCCTTCACCTGGACGCTGAACATCCCCCAGGACGGCACGTACACCGCGTACGTGAAGTTCCCTAAGGTGACCGGCGCCGCGACCACGGCCAAGTACACACTCACGCACGGCACGACAACTGAGCCTTCGGTGACGAAGGACCAGAACGCCGCCACCGCGGCTTGGGTGTCGCTGGGCTCGTACAGCCTCAAGCAGGGCGAGGACGCCAAGCTGAAGCTGGACCAGAACAGCGGCGGGATCGCCGTCGCGGACGGTGTGAAGCTGGTAAGGGACACGAGCGGTGACCCTGCCGACACCGAGAACAAGTCCTTCGCTTACGCGTATGACGTCAACGGCAACCTGACGTCGATCGACGACACTTCCTCCGGCGCGAGGATCGATGCGTACACGATCGCCTACACCGGACTGAATCAGGTACAGAAGGTCACCGAGGCGCTGGCCGGTCAGGAGAAGAAGGCCACGTCGTACATGTACGACGCGAACGGCCAGCCGGACACGGTCACACACCCAGACCAGTTCTCCAAGTACACGTACGACCTACGTGAGCTGGTCAAGACGGTGTCGATCGGCAAGTCGTCCACGGACGCCTCACCGAAGGCCACCTCGTACACCTACACCGATCGCGGCCAAAAACTGAAGGAGACCAAGGCCAACAGCAACACCGTCGACTACACGTACTTCCTCGACGGTGCGCTGAGGTCGACCGTGGAGAAGAAGCCGAACGGCACGCTCATCTCGTCGCACACCTACACCTACGACCCCAACGGGAACAAGGCGCAGGACGACGCGAAGAAGATGAACGCCGACAACCACGCGGCGTATCTCTCGTCGACGACCGACTACACCTACGACCCGGTCAGCAGGCTGGCGAAGTCGGTTAAGACCGGCAACGGGCAGGGGACTGAGACGTATGTCCACGACGACAACGCCAACGTCGTCAGCCAGACTGTCAAGGGCACCACAACGACATACAACTACGACCGCAACCGGTTGCTGAGCGCGTCCGCCAGCGGCCAGACCTCCAACTACACCTATGACCCGTTCGGCCGACAGGAGTCGGTTACCTTCGGCGGCAAGGTCATCGAGCGGAGTGTGTACGACGGGTTCGACCACGTCGTGGAGTCCCAGAAGGCGGACGATGCGGGTGCGCTGAAGTCCACAAAGTACACCTTCGACCCGCTGGACCGCACCGCGTCGAAGTCGGCGGACGGCAAGACCACCGACTTCGACTACCTCGGCCTCTCCAGCGAGGTCCTGGACGAGAAGGTCGCCGGCGAGCTGACCAAGTCGTACCAGTACAGCCCGTGGGGTGAGCGTCTGTCGCAGGTCAAGCACAACAGCGACGGGACGGCGGAGGACGGCTACTACGGCTACAACGGACACACCGATGTCGAGACAGTGACCGACCAGAACGGTGACACCAAGGCCACATACGGCTACACCGCCTATGGCGCCGACGACAAGGACGATTTCACCGGCATCGACAAACCCGACGCCGCCGACCCGACCAGGGAGGCTTACAACCCCTACCGCTTCAACTCCAAACGCTGGGACGCCCAGTCCGGCACGTACGACATGGGCTTCCGCGACTACAGCCCGGGCCTGAACCGCTTCACCACCCGGGACATGTACAACGGCGCCCTCGCCGACATGAACCTCGGTGCCGACCCCTACACCGGCAACCGCTACGCCTTCGGCGGCGGAAACCCATCGACTCTCGTCGAACTTGATGGACACCGCCCCGCCGACTGCAACGAGCCCGGCGCCACCTGCACCATGAACAGTGCTGGAGGCTGGAACGTCGGATTCGCCGCGGCCGCGCTGCCCGGAAAGTACGGGAACAAGTTGACGCGCCACGATCAGGCACAGGCGCGTGCCATCCTGGAAATCGAATCTCAGGCTGCCAGCATCGGAGCCTCTGATTTCCAGGTGCTGCCGCCCACCAAGGTTGCTGGGGCGAACAAAGAATGCATGTATCCTCGCAACGGCAACAAGGGGACGCCTAGGAGGAACAGAGGGCTGGCAGTTCCCGACTGTAGCTATGGCACGCCCGACATCCTCGGGTATGACGCCAAATCCGATGTCTACTACGTCTGGGAAGTGAAGTCCGCAGGAGATGCCAGCAAGGCCGTGCCCGAGGCTGAGTGGTATGTGAACCGCCTCAAGAGTCAGGGGAAGAAAGCGGTGCTGGGATGGATGATCGGTGGTCCTTACGATGTCGGCAATGGCGACAAGGTAATGGGCCCGACCGAAGGCGCCGTGATCTACGGGAGGCAGAACAACAAGAAATTCCAGAAAATCTACAACAACAGCCCCATGGCTGCGGCGCAACAAGCGACCCAGAATGCGACGCCGCAGCCGTCCGCCGGGCCCAGTTCGGGCGAGTACCCGGGAACGGCGTATCAGCCGGGGGTGGGAACACGACCGTTGTCCGACGGTGGTGGTTTCGATCCCCTGGTGATTCCATTGCTGGGACTTGGGGCGCTCGGAGTCGTCGGAGGGGCGGCTATGGCGAGCCCTGAGGTAGCAGTAGGAGCGGGAGTAGCAGCTCTTTACGCCTTGGCAGCCTGA